AGGCAAATGTCACCATGGCGATGCCCGCGATCACCATGGGTAACCAGTCGGACATGGTCAGCAACAGCCCGGCCAGCATCAATATCTTCATGCCCCACAGCACGTGACGGCGACCAATGCGGTCGGCCAGTTTGCCAGACCACGCCGAGGCAAACGTGCCCACGATATACAGCGTAAAGATCATGCCGATGGTGCTGTCACGCAGGTTGAACGGCGCGGCTTCCAGCCGGAAGCCAATGTAGTTGTACATGCTGACAAAACAGCCCATCAGCAAGAAGCCCACGGCAAACAGCCACGGCTGACCAGCATCGCTGAACTGACTACGCACCGCATCCCACAACGCTTTACGGCCAGACGGGCTGATTGGCAGTTCGCGCGAAACAAAATGGCGCGATGCCGGCAAAAAACGCCAGAACACGAACGCCGCAATCATGCCCACGCCACCCACAAACCCCGCTGCGGCTCGCCAGGTAAAGAAGTCGGCAACCAGCGAGCTTGCCAACCGCCCACTCATGCCGCCCAGTGCGGTACCGGCGATGTACAGACCCATGGAAGCGCCCAGCGAGAGTGGGTCAATTTCTTCCGCCAGATAGGCCATAGCTACCGCCGGCAACCCGGCCAGCACCACACCGGATAACACCCGGAATACCAGCAGCGTGCCAAAGCCGGGCACTATCGCGCTGAGCATGGTGAGCACGGCGGCTACCGACATCGCCGTACACATCACCGGCTTGCGACCGAAGCGATCCGAGATAAAGCTGGCTGGTATTAATGCCAGTGCCATGCCACCGGTTGAAATCGACAAAGCAACGCTACTGGCGGCCGGGCTGAGCCCGAATACGCGAGAGAAAAGCGGTAACAATGGCTGCACCCAATACAGCAACCAGAATGTCGAAAAACCACCTAAAAACAAAGCGATATTGGTACGGCGGTAGGCCGGGGTACCGGCCTTGATCAGCGGGGATGAAGCTGCGGATTGCATGGGGTTGCCTGATGGGGCGATGACTATGGCGCGATCATAGGATTGGCCTTACTGTCAGTCCAATATATATTTATTGGTGTTTTGATCTGTTTGAGATATCAATGGAACTGAGACATCTGCGTTATTTCGTGACCGTGGCCGAAGAACTGCATTTCACCAGGGCAGCCGAGAAGCTGCATATCGGTCAGCCGCCATTGAGTCAGCAGATTCAGGCACTGGAGGCCGAACTGGGTGTTGACCTGTTCACCCGCACTCGGCGCAAAGTGGCATTAACGCCTGCTGGGGAGCGCTTTTTGCTGCGGGCGCGAGCCATTTTGCAAGACACCGCCGATGCCGCCGCCGACGCACGTCGGGCCGCACGAGGGGAAGTCGGGCAGCTCACCATTGGCTTCACCCCTTCATTGCCATTTACCAGTTTTCTGCCGCGGCTCATTTACCGCTTTCGCCAGCGTTACCCGGACGTCACGCTCACGCTGCGCGAAATGATGACCGTGCAGCAAATCCGCGCCGTGGCGGAAGGGGGGCTGGATATCGGCATGGTGCGCTCGGGTGATGTCGAAGTGCCCGATACCGTGGCGCTACGCCACTTGCTGGATGACCCCATGCTGGTCGCGTTGCGCGACGATCACCCGCTGGCGGGGCAAAGCTCGATTTCCCTGGCGCAACTGCGTACCGAACCGTTTGTGATGTACCCGGAATCCGCTGGCACCGGCATTTATCGCCACATTGCCCGCCTGTGCCACGACGTCGGGTTTACGCCCAACGTGGTCCAGGAGGCGAGCGAGGGCACTACGCTGATCGGGCTGGTCGCCGCGGGGCTAGGGGTGAGTATTTTGCCCGCGCCGCTTTCGTGCATCCGGGTGGAAGGCGTGCAGTATTTGCCATTGGCCGATGCCGGTGCGGTTACGACCACATCGCTGGCAACGCGGGTCGACGATGCATCACCACTGGTGGCGCACTTTGTCGCGCTGCTCGATAGCGTTAACTGATGTAGCTGTTTCTCAGCTGGCGCTACCGCCCGCTGATACTGAAACCGCTACAGCGCCCACGGATGGCCCTGACCCGGCACTGGCCAGAGCATCTTTGATTGAGGCCTCGGCGCTTTGCAGGTCTTTGTTTTTGGTCTGATGCAGATGCATTTTGACCAGTGAAATCAAGTCTTGCAGGCTACGCGCTACCGCCTGCACCAGCGCAGCGTCGGCGGCGCTCATATTGCCGCTGCTGCCTTTGCCGGGAATCTTGAAATTGATACTGGCACCGTTACCGGACTTGACCGCGTTGCTGGCGCTAGCCGCAGCTTTTTCGGCGGCGGCCACGGCGGCCTGGTCGCTGCTGCTGGTTTTATCCGGATCTTTGCTTTTATCTGTGTCAGTCGGCTTGGCGCCAGTGCCTGTCGCCGCAGCGTTGTCCGTGGCGGCTGCAGATGACGAAGAGGTAGAAGCATCGGCGGCAGTTGCTGCCGCACTGTCTGCCGTGGCCGAGCTCGGCGCAGCGTTCGCATCAGCAGTAGGGTCTGGCGCGGAGCCTGGGTTTGCTTCACTGCTGGCATCGGCGCTGGCGCGACTTGAGCCCTGATCTGATGATTGATCACCAGCGCCGCTGGTCCCCTTACCACCTGAGCCATCGGCCGTAGCGCTGGGCGTGGCTGCATTGGCAGGCGCATTGACCTCACTACTGGCGCTACTCGCATTACTGCTCGATGTGGCCACAGGCGCCGGGGAGGGCGTTGGCGTGGTGCTGCCGTCGCTGCCACCCAGTTCGGCTGCGGCAGACTTCAGCTGTGCAGCGAGCATTTTCAGTACGCTGGCCATGGCTTTGGCCGCACGAGGATTGAGTGCAATGGCCATTCTTTTCATGGCATCTATTTGCGCTTTCAAGCGATTCAGCCGGGCTCGGGCCGCGTTTTTACGCTGATTGGTCGCGCTGGGCAGGCTGCTGAGCTTTTGCAGCCATGACGGCTGCGGTGCAGCTGATTGGCTTGACGTGGGCGCGTGATACGTCAGCGCCTGGCGCAGCGAAGTCACATCAATGGTTACTCGTGTCGACGATGGCTCATTGTTTTTCTCGTCCTGCTGCTGCTGGGCCAGCGCATTCGCGTCATCCTCTTTCTGCGCGGCATTCAGCGAATTGGCGAGCGCGATATTGCTGGCGTCCGGGCCGCCCAGCGCGGTGCGCGCAGCAGCCACAAGAGAACTGAGATTGGTCATGATGACGTGGGTGCGATTGGTTTTTATGTCTCATGTATCGGCATGTATCAAAAAAACTTAAATGTGCTGAAAGCATAAGACCCGTTACGCATCCTTTTTTCTCTCCCTCAGCCGCCGTGACCGGGCTGTCAGGCGAGGCAAAAAAAAGCACCCCGAACCAGGTTCGGAGTGCTTGGGAGGCAACCACTGCAAAAGCCCTGCCGCATGGGCGGCGGGGCTGGCTGATTACGGCAGCGCTTTCAGATGTGGCGCTACGGTATTGGCGAAGTTGTTGTTATTGCTGGCGTCCCAGTTGGTCGACCAATCCATCACTGCACGCAGACCCGGATATTTGGCCACCGGAATATATGTGCCGCAATGCGTACCTTGGGTCAGGCAATCCACCGCGTTGTTAACGATGGATGGATCAACATATCCACTGCTTGCGCCCGACGCCGAAGCAGGCAGGCCCAGACCAACCTGGCCCGGTTGCAGGTATTGCAGAACCGTATCGGCCTGCGCGGTGATGAAGTCCACCGTACCCTGGTTGTAGTTCTTGCCGTCGCGGCCTGGCATGGAGCCCGAGTTGTAGTACTGGGTGTTGACCATGGTGATGATGCTGCCCAGATCACGCGCTACCTGCAGATACAAGCCCGCACCTGGAATACCCGCCAGCATGTCGATGGTTTGCGGCGCCATGGTGATGATCAGGTTGCTGCCCACCTTGTTATGCAATTGCGTGAGGGCGCTTTCCAGATTTGCCACGTTGATGCCGTTTTCCAGATCGATATCGATCCCGTCAAAGCCGTATTGCTGGATCAGCGAATACGCCGTGTTCACAAAGTTGGTCACCGCAGTGGTATTACCCAAGGTGATGCTGCCGTTCTGGCCACCAATGGAGAGCACCACAAAACGACCTTGACTGTGCAGCGTCTGGATATCTGCAGCAAATTGCGCGTTGGTATAGCCACCGGTGACCGCTTTGGCCAGACCCGGATCGATATCAAACGAGATGCCGCCATCATTGGCTGTGTCTGCATTGGCAAAAGCCACTTCGATCACGTTGTAGGCTGTTGGGACTTGCGCCAGGGTCTGCACTGCGGCGCCATTGTCAAAGTTCTGCCAGTAACCGACCAGCACGTGCTTGGGCAAGCTGCCCGACGGGGTAGGCGCAGGCGTTGGCGTGGGTGTCGGAGCCGGTGTTGGCGTTGGAGTAGGTGTCGGCGCTGGGGTCGGCGTGGGTGTTGGGGCCGGAGTAGGCGTCGGAGTCGGCGCGGGCGTTGGGGTTGGTGTCGGAGCAGGTGTCGGGGTAGGCGTTGGCGTTGGAGTGCCACCCGTACACGCACCGTTGGAGGTCCACGGCTGACCTGTTCCGGTCACGCCATTGTTGGTGTCCGGCTCCTGGTTCTGGGTCCACCAGTTTGCGGTGTAGTTCACGCCGTTGAAGCTGGCAGTGTTACCGCCCACATACGCGGTGGCGGCATTCCAGGCTGGCGAACAAGCCGCAGAAAATGCAAATGAGCTGACGAACAGGGCAGGCAGGACAGCAAAAGCCATCCGTTTGATGTGCAACATGAAAATCTCCATCCTTAGTTGGTTTTGACTATCAACGCGGACGCTTGCTGCGTCTCTGACTCACATGGCTTTTCCTGTCCTGGGGACTGCGCCATGCGGTTGACATTGTCTTAATGCCGCTCAATATGGGCGCGCATTAACGCTATTAACCGGGAGCATTTGTCACGGCGTCAATCGGCGCAAAAGAGCCAATACAAGCGGGAAACATGAGGGTAAACAGACCACTCCTGTCGGACCTCACTTGATGACAACACATGAAAGGCCGGAAGGCCCGCATGGCAGAACGCCTTGAGGGCGACAACGCAGAATTGGGCCAGGGCGATGATGCTTGAGCTGATAGGACCACTGCCCTGGTTGACACCGAATATCACCTTATGAGTGGCAGAAAAATCCATCCCGCCATTCACAAATACGCAACGCGCCGGTCAGCGGGCGGGGTTGGCTGAGTGGCCGGCGCAAACAAAAACACCCCGAACCAGGTTCGGGGTGTTTCATGGCTACATGACTTGCGAGTCGATCTGCCGGGCCATGTTCCGGCCCAGCAAACCCGATCGCTTACGGCAGTGTTTTCAGGTGCGCCGCAACGCTGTTGCTGAAGTTATTGCCGTTGCTGGCGTCCCAGTTGGTCGACCAATCCATTACGCCACGCAGACCCGGATATTTGGCCACCGGAATATACGAGCCGCAATGCGTGCCTTGGGTCAGGCAATCCACCGCATTGTTGACCACGGATGGATCAACATAACCACTGCCTGCACCCGAAGCCGAGGCAGGCAGGCCCAGACCAACCTGGCCCGGTTGCAGGTATTGCAGCACCGTATCGGCCTGCGCGGTAATGAAGTCCACCGTACCCTGGTTGTAGTTCTTGCCGTCTCGACCTGGCATCGAACCCGAATTGTAATACTGGGTGTTGACCATGGTGATGATGCTGCCCAGGTCACGCGCCACTTGCAGATACAGACCCGCCCCCGGAATCCCCGCCAGCATGTCGATGGTTTGCGGTGCCATGGTAATGACCAGGTTCGGCCCGACCTTCGCACTCAACTGCCGCAACGCGCTTTCCATATTGGCGACGTTGATGCCGTTTTCCAGATCGATATCGATGCCGTCAAAGCCATATTGCTGGATCAGCGAGTACGTGCTGTTCACAAAATTGGTCACAGCGGTGGCGTTACCCAAGGTAATGCTGCCGTTCTGACCGCCAACGGACAGCACCACAAAGCGGCCCTGGCCGTGCAGCGTCTGGATATCCGCTTTGAATTGCGCATCCGTATAGCCACCTGCCACGGCTTTAGCCAGACCCGGATCAATATCAAAGGTAATGCCGCCATCGTTTGCGGTATCGGCGTTGGCAAAAGCCACTTCGATCACGTTGTACGTGCTTGGCACCTGGGCCAGCGTTTGTACAGCGGCGCCGTTATCGAAGTTCTGCCAGTAGCCCACCAGCACGTGCTTGGGCAGGCTGCCCGACGGGGTTGGTGCAGGAGTTGGTGTCGGTGTTGGCGTAGGCGTCGGAGTCGGAGTCGGCGTCGGCGTCGGCGTCGGCGTCGGCGTCGGCGTAGGTGTCGGAGTTGGAGTTGGAGTCGGAGTCGGAGTCGGAGTCGGAGTCGGTGTTGGCGTTGGGGTAGGTGTCGGAACGCCGCCCGAGCAATTGCCAACAACAGTCCATGGCTGGCCGCTGCCGCTGGCGCCGGAACTGGTCGACGGATTGTTACCTTGAGTCCACCAGTTGGCCTTGTAGTTCACGCCGTTATAGCTGACCGTCGCGCCACCGTTATAGGCGGTGGTCGATACCCAGGCGGTATAGCAGCCGCCCGATGGGGTTGGCGCGGGCGTTGGGGCCGGAGTCGGGGTAGGTGTCGGCGCCGGGGTTGGCGTTGGAGTAGGTGCTGGTGTCGGTGTCGGCGTTGGCGCTGGGGTAGGAGTCGGCGTTGGGGTGCCGCCGGTGTCTGTGCCCAGGTCTTTCCACAGGCTTGGTGTGGCCGCCGGGTTCCAGTTGGCGCCTACATAATCGGTCTGAGTGACCAGCGCCTGATAATCATGACCGCTGTAATAAACAATGGTGCCG
This genomic interval from Silvimonas soli contains the following:
- a CDS encoding chitinase codes for the protein MKSRLFASGRGKLALAAMPAAFAALSAFAAYPTWTDGGTYTAGTIVYYSGHDYQALVTQTDYVGANWNPAATPSLWKDLGTDTGGTPTPTPTPAPTPTPTPAPTPTPTPAPTPTPTPAPTPAPTPSGGCYTAWVSTTAYNGGATVSYNGVNYKANWWTQGNNPSTSSGASGSGQPWTVVGNCSGGVPTPTPTPTPTPTPTPTPTPTPTPTPTPTPTPTPTPTPTPTPTPTPTPTPTPAPTPSGSLPKHVLVGYWQNFDNGAAVQTLAQVPSTYNVIEVAFANADTANDGGITFDIDPGLAKAVAGGYTDAQFKADIQTLHGQGRFVVLSVGGQNGSITLGNATAVTNFVNSTYSLIQQYGFDGIDIDLENGINVANMESALRQLSAKVGPNLVITMAPQTIDMLAGIPGAGLYLQVARDLGSIITMVNTQYYNSGSMPGRDGKNYNQGTVDFITAQADTVLQYLQPGQVGLGLPASASGAGSGYVDPSVVNNAVDCLTQGTHCGSYIPVAKYPGLRGVMDWSTNWDASNGNNFSNSVAAHLKTLP
- a CDS encoding LysR family transcriptional regulator; this encodes MELRHLRYFVTVAEELHFTRAAEKLHIGQPPLSQQIQALEAELGVDLFTRTRRKVALTPAGERFLLRARAILQDTADAAADARRAARGEVGQLTIGFTPSLPFTSFLPRLIYRFRQRYPDVTLTLREMMTVQQIRAVAEGGLDIGMVRSGDVEVPDTVALRHLLDDPMLVALRDDHPLAGQSSISLAQLRTEPFVMYPESAGTGIYRHIARLCHDVGFTPNVVQEASEGTTLIGLVAAGLGVSILPAPLSCIRVEGVQYLPLADAGAVTTTSLATRVDDASPLVAHFVALLDSVN
- a CDS encoding chitinase; amino-acid sequence: MLHIKRMAFAVLPALFVSSFAFSAACSPAWNAATAYVGGNTASFNGVNYTANWWTQNQEPDTNNGVTGTGQPWTSNGACTGGTPTPTPTPTPAPTPTPTPAPTPTPTPAPTPTPTPAPTPTPTPTPAPTPTPTPAPTPSGSLPKHVLVGYWQNFDNGAAVQTLAQVPTAYNVIEVAFANADTANDGGISFDIDPGLAKAVTGGYTNAQFAADIQTLHSQGRFVVLSIGGQNGSITLGNTTAVTNFVNTAYSLIQQYGFDGIDIDLENGINVANLESALTQLHNKVGSNLIITMAPQTIDMLAGIPGAGLYLQVARDLGSIITMVNTQYYNSGSMPGRDGKNYNQGTVDFITAQADTVLQYLQPGQVGLGLPASASGASSGYVDPSIVNNAVDCLTQGTHCGTYIPVAKYPGLRAVMDWSTNWDASNNNNFANTVAPHLKALP
- a CDS encoding MFS transporter; this encodes MQSAASSPLIKAGTPAYRRTNIALFLGGFSTFWLLYWVQPLLPLFSRVFGLSPAASSVALSISTGGMALALIPASFISDRFGRKPVMCTAMSVAAVLTMLSAIVPGFGTLLVFRVLSGVVLAGLPAVAMAYLAEEIDPLSLGASMGLYIAGTALGGMSGRLASSLVADFFTWRAAAGFVGGVGMIAAFVFWRFLPASRHFVSRELPISPSGRKALWDAVRSQFSDAGQPWLFAVGFLLMGCFVSMYNYIGFRLEAAPFNLRDSTIGMIFTLYIVGTFASAWSGKLADRIGRRHVLWGMKILMLAGLLLTMSDWLPMVIAGIAMVTFAFFGGHTVASSWVGRRAGSSKALAASLYLCCYYLGSSLVGSITGLFWAHDKWTGVCGALVVIVLASLGVALRLRGLPAKSLAVTS